One window from the genome of Lasioglossum baleicum chromosome 9, iyLasBale1, whole genome shotgun sequence encodes:
- the LOC143212266 gene encoding uncharacterized protein LOC143212266: MTSRRIVSRSLVLWLVVLSACCCAGDILSPDQKAPPFARGSGGLILNTPLEDNKARNRPIPSSPAAGDEVQREETETYKEVDGELVRAVKGSFSYKSPEGLPISVKYEADENGNRASFKFGTGEPGGLGKPGPSGPKKGQNGSGSKGSKGPNGSKDKAYLPPNKDVDRSYLPPK; this comes from the exons GTCCTGTGGCTGGTGGTCCTGTCCGCGTGCTGTTGCGCCGGCGACATCCTGTCTCCGGATCAGAAGGCGCCTCCGTTCGCGCGTGGTTCCGGCGGGCTGATCCTGAACACGCCGCTGGAGGACAACAAAGCCAGGAACCGACCGATACCGAGCAGCCCGGCCGCCGGGGATGAAGTGCAGAGGGAGGAGACGGAGACGTACAAGGAAGTGGACGGAGAGCTAGTGCGAGCCGTCAAGGGTAGCTTCTCGTACAAGAGTCCCGAGGGTCTTCCGATCTCCGTCAA GTACGAGGCCGACGAGAACGGAAACAGAGCGAGCTTCAAATTCGGCACCGGCGAACCGGGAGGTTTGGGTAAACCCGGCCCTTCGGGGCCGAAGAAAGGACAGAACGGGTCAGGATCAAAGGGATCAAAGGGACCGAATGGATCGAAGGATAAAGCGTACCTTCCGCCCAACAAAGATGTCGACAGAAGCTACTTGCCTCCGAAATAG
- the LOC143212233 gene encoding uncharacterized protein LOC143212233 isoform X3: MYCKKNLHAHRLSLLKHTCTMKHQRAALLHEAEEKKKALAQKLNGEEEVEVEISEIDACETIQTEVDDEGVEYVVERLETDDELDETHIKGDVDDVDDDEENMHLQMSMEEDEDVKHSTKKIKMERVEVCDTTEDPLADAMDQMQSEYLEEPENHDGNVQMEMVVESEDHSSSEIQVVALLSDEEDSNKESQKESCENGETILQSESKTDRKSSRLMHDEKHQVDSDILVACPLPILGATSYQINSSIASPTNTIGVLQPVNSLPIAPAQNKTITLTSGGKTLTLSGGTFQPGTQYVLSKIKNKLPTVLLADRKPAIAANQAGDAPKPISINKEQTAVAGTSYQTPKKPTVLKSVRSSTSKKPQISTHVVDTSKGLPVGGLQVSLYKLMDGRWTFLNESNTSPNGRCVDLVDSIRASFTAGRYKIHFDVDKYFTLRRIATMYPFIEVVFDVKDPAGHYHIPLLLSPFGYSTYRGSEK, encoded by the exons ATGTACTGCAAGAAAAACTTGCATGCCCATCGACTATCTCTATTGAAGCACACATGTACCATGAAGCACCAGCGAGCAGCTCTGTTGCACGAGGcagaagaaaagaagaaggcTCTTGCCCAAAAGTTAAATGGAGAAGAGGAAGTTGAAGTAGAGATCAGCGAAATTGAT GCATGTGAGACCATTCAAACCGAAGTGGACGACGAGGGAGTAGAATACGTTGTCGAAAGATTGGAAACGGACGACGAGCTGGATGAAACGCACATCAAAGGCGATGTGGATGATGTCGACGATGATGAGGAAAATATGCATTTACAAATGTCTatggaggaggacgaggatgTTAAACATTCTACGAAAAAGATCAAAATGGAGCGAGTGGAAGTTTGC GATACCACTGAAGATCCTCTAGCGGATGCGATGGATCAAATGCAAAGCGAATATCTGGAGGAGCCAGAGAATCACGATGGAAATGTGCAGATGGAAATGGTGGTAGAGTCGGAGGATCACAGCAGCTCCGAGATTCAGGTTGTGGCGCTCCTATCCGACGAGGAAGATTCAAACAAGGAATCGCAGAAGGAGTCGTGCGAGAATGGTGAAACCATTCTacaatccgagagtaaaactgATAGGAAATCTAGCAGATTAATG CACGACGAGAAACATCAGGTGGATTCGGACATACTGGTAGCATGCCCGTTACCTATTTTAGGCGCGACATCATATCAAATTAATTCATCGATAGCATCGCCCACCAACACGATAGGAGTTCTTCAACCGGTGAACAGTCTACCGATCGCTCCTGCGCAAAATAAAACGATTACTTTAACGTCGGGTGGTAAAACCCTAACTTTGTCAGGTGGTACTTTCCAACCTGGTACTCAGTATGTCCTGAGTAAAATCAAGAATAAACTTCCCACGGTGTTACTAGCTGATAGGAAACCTGCAATTGCAGCTAATCAGGCGGGAGACGCGCCCAAACCCATTTCGATAAACAAGGAGCAAACGGCTGTGGCGGGTACTAGTTATCAAACGCCGAAAAAG CCTACGGTTTTAAAGTCTGTTAGATCTTCGACGTCGAAGAAACCTCAAATTTCTACGCACGTTGTGGACACGAGCAAAGGATTGCCAGTCGGAGGATTACAAGTTAGTCTGTACAAACTGATGGACGGTCGATGgacctttttaaatgaaag taatactTCTCCGAACGGACGATGCGTAGATTTAGTGGATAGCATTAGAGCCAGTTTTACAGCCGGACGATACAAGATCCATttcgacgtggacaagtacttcACGTTGAGGAGAATAGCGACCATGTATCCTTTCATCGAAGTTGTGTTCGACGTGAAGGATCCAGCCGGACATTATCACATACCTTTACTATTAAGCCCGTTCGGTTATTCCACTTACCGTGGTTCCGAGAAATGA
- the LOC143212233 gene encoding uncharacterized protein LOC143212233 isoform X1, with the protein MDTKNHLDMITSPETVMHASLLSPTGQRLTPTGKISHAKTRVYTQRYRKEWEQMPDFKGWLTSVPFQVTRAYCMYCKKNLHAHRLSLLKHTCTMKHQRAALLHEAEEKKKALAQKLNGEEEVEVEISEIDACETIQTEVDDEGVEYVVERLETDDELDETHIKGDVDDVDDDEENMHLQMSMEEDEDVKHSTKKIKMERVEVCDTTEDPLADAMDQMQSEYLEEPENHDGNVQMEMVVESEDHSSSEIQVVALLSDEEDSNKESQKESCENGETILQSESKTDRKSSRLMHDEKHQVDSDILVACPLPILGATSYQINSSIASPTNTIGVLQPVNSLPIAPAQNKTITLTSGGKTLTLSGGTFQPGTQYVLSKIKNKLPTVLLADRKPAIAANQAGDAPKPISINKEQTAVAGTSYQTPKKPTVLKSVRSSTSKKPQISTHVVDTSKGLPVGGLQVSLYKLMDGRWTFLNESNTSPNGRCVDLVDSIRASFTAGRYKIHFDVDKYFTLRRIATMYPFIEVVFDVKDPAGHYHIPLLLSPFGYSTYRGSEK; encoded by the exons ATGGATACGAAGAACCATTTGGATATGATCACGAGCCCGGAGACTGTGATGCACGCCAGTCTCCTATCGCCAACGGGTCAGCGGCTTACCCCTACAGGGAAAATTAGCCATGCTAAAACGCGCGTCTACACGCAGAGATATAGAAAAGAGTGGGAGCAAATGCCCGATTTTAAAG GATGGTTAACATCTGTACCTTTTCAAGTGACGCGTGCTTATTGCATGTACTGCAAGAAAAACTTGCATGCCCATCGACTATCTCTATTGAAGCACACATGTACCATGAAGCACCAGCGAGCAGCTCTGTTGCACGAGGcagaagaaaagaagaaggcTCTTGCCCAAAAGTTAAATGGAGAAGAGGAAGTTGAAGTAGAGATCAGCGAAATTGAT GCATGTGAGACCATTCAAACCGAAGTGGACGACGAGGGAGTAGAATACGTTGTCGAAAGATTGGAAACGGACGACGAGCTGGATGAAACGCACATCAAAGGCGATGTGGATGATGTCGACGATGATGAGGAAAATATGCATTTACAAATGTCTatggaggaggacgaggatgTTAAACATTCTACGAAAAAGATCAAAATGGAGCGAGTGGAAGTTTGC GATACCACTGAAGATCCTCTAGCGGATGCGATGGATCAAATGCAAAGCGAATATCTGGAGGAGCCAGAGAATCACGATGGAAATGTGCAGATGGAAATGGTGGTAGAGTCGGAGGATCACAGCAGCTCCGAGATTCAGGTTGTGGCGCTCCTATCCGACGAGGAAGATTCAAACAAGGAATCGCAGAAGGAGTCGTGCGAGAATGGTGAAACCATTCTacaatccgagagtaaaactgATAGGAAATCTAGCAGATTAATG CACGACGAGAAACATCAGGTGGATTCGGACATACTGGTAGCATGCCCGTTACCTATTTTAGGCGCGACATCATATCAAATTAATTCATCGATAGCATCGCCCACCAACACGATAGGAGTTCTTCAACCGGTGAACAGTCTACCGATCGCTCCTGCGCAAAATAAAACGATTACTTTAACGTCGGGTGGTAAAACCCTAACTTTGTCAGGTGGTACTTTCCAACCTGGTACTCAGTATGTCCTGAGTAAAATCAAGAATAAACTTCCCACGGTGTTACTAGCTGATAGGAAACCTGCAATTGCAGCTAATCAGGCGGGAGACGCGCCCAAACCCATTTCGATAAACAAGGAGCAAACGGCTGTGGCGGGTACTAGTTATCAAACGCCGAAAAAG CCTACGGTTTTAAAGTCTGTTAGATCTTCGACGTCGAAGAAACCTCAAATTTCTACGCACGTTGTGGACACGAGCAAAGGATTGCCAGTCGGAGGATTACAAGTTAGTCTGTACAAACTGATGGACGGTCGATGgacctttttaaatgaaag taatactTCTCCGAACGGACGATGCGTAGATTTAGTGGATAGCATTAGAGCCAGTTTTACAGCCGGACGATACAAGATCCATttcgacgtggacaagtacttcACGTTGAGGAGAATAGCGACCATGTATCCTTTCATCGAAGTTGTGTTCGACGTGAAGGATCCAGCCGGACATTATCACATACCTTTACTATTAAGCCCGTTCGGTTATTCCACTTACCGTGGTTCCGAGAAATGA
- the LOC143212233 gene encoding uncharacterized protein LOC143212233 isoform X2 → MDTKNHLDMITSPETVMHASLLSPTGQRLTPTGKISHAKTRVYTQRYRKEWEQMPDFKGWLTSVPFQVTRAYCMYCKKNLHAHRLSLLKHTCTMKHQRAALLHEAEEKKKALAQKLNGEEEVEVEISEIDACETIQTEVDDEGVEYVVERLETDDELDETHIKGDVDDVDDDEENMHLQMSMEEDEDVKHSTKKIKMERVEVCDTTEDPLADAMDQMQSEYLEEPENHDGNVQMEMVVESEDHSSSEIQVVALLSDEEDSNKESQKESCENGETILQSESKTDRKSSRLMHDEKHQVDSDILVACPLPILGATSYQINSSIASPTNTIGVLQPVNSLPIAPAQNKTITLTSGGKTLTLSGGTFQPGTQYVLSKIKNKLPTVLLADRKPAIAANQAGDAPKPISINKEQTAVAGTSYQTPKKSVRSSTSKKPQISTHVVDTSKGLPVGGLQVSLYKLMDGRWTFLNESNTSPNGRCVDLVDSIRASFTAGRYKIHFDVDKYFTLRRIATMYPFIEVVFDVKDPAGHYHIPLLLSPFGYSTYRGSEK, encoded by the exons ATGGATACGAAGAACCATTTGGATATGATCACGAGCCCGGAGACTGTGATGCACGCCAGTCTCCTATCGCCAACGGGTCAGCGGCTTACCCCTACAGGGAAAATTAGCCATGCTAAAACGCGCGTCTACACGCAGAGATATAGAAAAGAGTGGGAGCAAATGCCCGATTTTAAAG GATGGTTAACATCTGTACCTTTTCAAGTGACGCGTGCTTATTGCATGTACTGCAAGAAAAACTTGCATGCCCATCGACTATCTCTATTGAAGCACACATGTACCATGAAGCACCAGCGAGCAGCTCTGTTGCACGAGGcagaagaaaagaagaaggcTCTTGCCCAAAAGTTAAATGGAGAAGAGGAAGTTGAAGTAGAGATCAGCGAAATTGAT GCATGTGAGACCATTCAAACCGAAGTGGACGACGAGGGAGTAGAATACGTTGTCGAAAGATTGGAAACGGACGACGAGCTGGATGAAACGCACATCAAAGGCGATGTGGATGATGTCGACGATGATGAGGAAAATATGCATTTACAAATGTCTatggaggaggacgaggatgTTAAACATTCTACGAAAAAGATCAAAATGGAGCGAGTGGAAGTTTGC GATACCACTGAAGATCCTCTAGCGGATGCGATGGATCAAATGCAAAGCGAATATCTGGAGGAGCCAGAGAATCACGATGGAAATGTGCAGATGGAAATGGTGGTAGAGTCGGAGGATCACAGCAGCTCCGAGATTCAGGTTGTGGCGCTCCTATCCGACGAGGAAGATTCAAACAAGGAATCGCAGAAGGAGTCGTGCGAGAATGGTGAAACCATTCTacaatccgagagtaaaactgATAGGAAATCTAGCAGATTAATG CACGACGAGAAACATCAGGTGGATTCGGACATACTGGTAGCATGCCCGTTACCTATTTTAGGCGCGACATCATATCAAATTAATTCATCGATAGCATCGCCCACCAACACGATAGGAGTTCTTCAACCGGTGAACAGTCTACCGATCGCTCCTGCGCAAAATAAAACGATTACTTTAACGTCGGGTGGTAAAACCCTAACTTTGTCAGGTGGTACTTTCCAACCTGGTACTCAGTATGTCCTGAGTAAAATCAAGAATAAACTTCCCACGGTGTTACTAGCTGATAGGAAACCTGCAATTGCAGCTAATCAGGCGGGAGACGCGCCCAAACCCATTTCGATAAACAAGGAGCAAACGGCTGTGGCGGGTACTAGTTATCAAACGCCGAAAAAG TCTGTTAGATCTTCGACGTCGAAGAAACCTCAAATTTCTACGCACGTTGTGGACACGAGCAAAGGATTGCCAGTCGGAGGATTACAAGTTAGTCTGTACAAACTGATGGACGGTCGATGgacctttttaaatgaaag taatactTCTCCGAACGGACGATGCGTAGATTTAGTGGATAGCATTAGAGCCAGTTTTACAGCCGGACGATACAAGATCCATttcgacgtggacaagtacttcACGTTGAGGAGAATAGCGACCATGTATCCTTTCATCGAAGTTGTGTTCGACGTGAAGGATCCAGCCGGACATTATCACATACCTTTACTATTAAGCCCGTTCGGTTATTCCACTTACCGTGGTTCCGAGAAATGA